Proteins found in one Victivallis lenta genomic segment:
- a CDS encoding AAA family ATPase has protein sequence MDQIFFAEQKAVPHVAHISGDLRRPIAVRAMGDAAEPNFTASDVHEEQQMLPDQSMLRDALDRGEIGRGGDVLLGFDELPPDEIIANLLKKNEEQRYFGARELMRRFPDMKEPIIDGLLRREEVMNLVAAPKTGKSWLVMQLAFSLAAGCEWQGRGCAKSRVLLIDNELHKETLGCRLAKVARAMGISPDDEILDNLTVFPQRGGKKDLRELKEKMTEFKEREFDVIVIDALYKALPPDVDENSNGQITAIYNLLDGYAQTSKAAFVLVHHTSKGGQANKSVTDVGSGAGAQSRSPDAHLTLRPHEEDGVVSVYCCVRSFPPVAPFCLRKDENNLWVLAPEFAPDDLEGKVKSGQSELAKKRKLTMEDVAETIHEYLDELKPPLPKTRLVEKMREISGASKSKVESAISLLVDNEILEERSGDPAKRQQAMKCYHFGKASPHYVPPKSLKATEPEKRKASPEKKTCKTRRKKTEDAQAF, from the coding sequence ATGGATCAGATATTTTTTGCCGAGCAGAAAGCCGTCCCACATGTCGCACATATTTCGGGCGATCTGCGCCGTCCAATTGCCGTCCGGGCTATGGGCGATGCCGCCGAGCCGAACTTCACGGCTTCCGATGTCCATGAAGAACAACAGATGCTCCCGGATCAATCCATGCTCCGTGACGCGCTCGACCGTGGCGAAATCGGTCGCGGCGGTGACGTACTGCTGGGTTTCGATGAACTGCCGCCAGATGAGATCATCGCCAATCTCCTGAAGAAAAACGAGGAACAACGCTATTTCGGCGCGCGGGAGCTGATGCGGAGGTTTCCCGATATGAAGGAGCCCATCATCGACGGTCTGCTTCGGCGCGAGGAGGTGATGAACCTTGTCGCCGCCCCCAAGACCGGAAAATCTTGGCTGGTAATGCAGCTGGCGTTCAGCCTCGCCGCCGGATGTGAATGGCAAGGGCGCGGATGCGCGAAGTCGCGGGTTCTTCTGATCGACAACGAGCTGCACAAGGAAACGCTTGGCTGTCGTCTGGCTAAAGTCGCCAGGGCGATGGGGATATCGCCCGATGATGAAATTCTCGACAACCTGACCGTCTTTCCGCAACGCGGCGGAAAAAAAGACCTGCGGGAGCTGAAGGAGAAGATGACGGAATTCAAGGAGCGCGAGTTCGACGTTATTGTCATCGACGCCTTGTATAAGGCGCTGCCGCCGGACGTCGATGAGAACAGCAACGGGCAGATCACGGCCATCTACAATCTGCTGGATGGCTACGCTCAAACGTCGAAAGCCGCCTTTGTCCTCGTACATCACACCAGCAAGGGCGGCCAGGCGAACAAGAGCGTGACGGACGTGGGTTCCGGCGCGGGGGCGCAGTCGCGGTCGCCGGACGCCCATCTCACGCTTCGCCCCCATGAGGAGGATGGTGTGGTGTCGGTCTATTGCTGCGTGAGGAGTTTTCCGCCGGTCGCTCCGTTTTGCCTCCGAAAGGATGAAAACAACCTGTGGGTGCTTGCGCCGGAGTTCGCTCCGGACGACCTGGAAGGTAAGGTCAAATCGGGCCAGTCCGAGCTGGCGAAGAAACGGAAGCTGACAATGGAAGATGTTGCGGAGACAATCCATGAATATCTCGACGAGCTGAAACCGCCTCTTCCCAAAACCCGGTTGGTGGAGAAGATGCGGGAGATCAGCGGAGCCTCCAAGTCTAAAGTTGAATCGGCAATCTCGCTTCTCGTCGACAACGAAATACTGGAAGAGCGTTCCGGCGATCCCGCAAAGCGGCAGCAGGCGATGAAATGCTACCATTTTGGCAAGGCGTCGCCCCATTACGTCCCGCCCAAATCGCTTAAGGCAACCGAACCTGAAAAAAGAAAAGCAAGCCCGGAGAAGAAGACGTGTAAAACGAGGCGCAAAAAAACTGAAGACGCGCAAGCATTCTGA